The proteins below are encoded in one region of Palleronia sp. LCG004:
- a CDS encoding TRAP transporter small permease, with protein MSAGSAPREQDAAGAASTEMPWALRWLDRLEEGISVVCLAIVLGAVSMQVIARYVFQAPLFWGDELARYSYVWMTFAAATFVTGRRSHVTIGLFDARLPERWLRLMEAFAQLIVAITCICLVVFSYSWLQRTAVPRSSALRMPMIYLYGSVWLAFGIMALHSLLHVFYVLSGRVAPVPPGVDAHE; from the coding sequence ATGAGCGCAGGCTCCGCACCGAGAGAGCAGGACGCGGCGGGAGCCGCGTCCACCGAGATGCCATGGGCGCTGCGCTGGCTCGACCGGCTGGAGGAGGGGATCAGCGTGGTCTGCCTCGCCATCGTGCTGGGCGCGGTGTCGATGCAGGTCATCGCGCGATACGTCTTTCAGGCGCCGCTCTTCTGGGGGGACGAGCTGGCGCGCTACAGCTATGTCTGGATGACCTTCGCGGCGGCGACCTTCGTGACGGGACGACGATCGCACGTGACGATCGGCCTGTTCGACGCGCGCCTGCCCGAGCGCTGGCTGCGGCTGATGGAGGCCTTCGCGCAGCTGATCGTGGCGATCACCTGCATCTGCCTCGTCGTCTTCAGCTACAGCTGGTTGCAGCGCACGGCGGTGCCGCGATCCTCGGCGCTGAGGATGCCGATGATCTATCTCTACGGCAGCGTCTGGCTGGCCTTCGGGATCATGGCGCTGCACAGCCTGCTGCATGTCTTCTACGTGCTGAGCGGACGGGTCGCCCCGGTTCCGCCCGGTGTCGACGCCCACGAATAG
- the dctP gene encoding TRAP transporter substrate-binding protein DctP: protein MKLSTMTSAVAALATTTSLCAPAFAQDNVEATFGILFGPTVPFVVCGTTPMVEELADAGFDINVVHSAQLGSENQMAEQVSFGELEMAVITSSIFAAWMDDISVLEAYYLYDNVDQVMEVYETPTAQALLDELMQVANVRVIGSPWLYGTRNVFGNREIREPADFENVRMRVPETPVSIEGARSLGAQPTPVAYSELYVALQQGIVDVAEAPIPIIGLESFDEPADYVMMTKHLITAMPFVVSEDFWQSLDEDHQQALTDAATAASERVRDCVAEAEEETLAGWKEDGAVTVIDDLDIDAIREKSRAHFSSGLPYSETYVQLREDLE, encoded by the coding sequence ATGAAACTTTCCACGATGACATCGGCGGTCGCGGCGCTCGCGACGACCACGAGCCTCTGCGCGCCGGCCTTCGCGCAGGACAATGTCGAGGCGACGTTCGGCATCCTCTTCGGGCCGACCGTGCCCTTCGTCGTCTGCGGGACGACACCCATGGTGGAGGAACTGGCCGATGCCGGGTTCGACATCAACGTGGTCCATTCCGCGCAGCTCGGCTCCGAGAACCAGATGGCCGAGCAGGTCTCGTTCGGAGAGCTGGAGATGGCGGTCATCACCTCGTCGATCTTCGCGGCGTGGATGGACGACATCTCGGTGCTGGAGGCGTATTACCTCTACGACAACGTGGACCAGGTGATGGAGGTCTACGAGACGCCGACGGCGCAGGCGCTGCTCGACGAGCTGATGCAGGTCGCCAACGTGCGGGTCATCGGGTCGCCCTGGCTCTATGGCACGCGCAACGTCTTCGGCAACCGCGAGATCCGCGAGCCCGCGGATTTCGAGAACGTGCGGATGCGCGTGCCCGAGACGCCCGTCTCGATCGAGGGGGCGCGGTCGCTGGGCGCGCAGCCGACGCCCGTCGCCTATTCCGAGCTCTACGTCGCGCTGCAGCAGGGGATCGTGGACGTGGCCGAGGCCCCGATCCCGATCATCGGGCTCGAATCCTTCGACGAGCCGGCGGATTACGTGATGATGACCAAGCACCTCATCACCGCGATGCCCTTCGTGGTGAGCGAGGATTTCTGGCAGAGCCTCGACGAGGATCACCAGCAGGCGCTGACGGATGCGGCCACCGCGGCGTCCGAGCGGGTGCGCGACTGCGTGGCCGAGGCCGAGGAGGAGACCCTCGCCGGCTGGAAGGAGGACGGCGCGGTCACGGTGATCGACGATCTCGACATCGACGCGATCCGCGAGAAGTCGCGCGCGCATTTCTCCTCGGGGCTGCCCTATTCGGAAACCTACGTGCAGCTGCGCGAAGACCTCGAATGA
- a CDS encoding class II aldolase/adducin family protein, translating into MEETEAELRRDLAAVFRAMGELGFTEQIAGHNSMMLPEEATDGEAMFLINPRGLHFSEVRASDLLLCKLDGTVVRGEGELRRVAFHIHARIHLRHPGARCVLHTHPQYLTALSLIEGGRMGFAHQNDMALSERIAYDDEFGGIALSEEEGDRIADKLGDRTILVMANHGVTVVGPTIHDAFDELYMAEQTCKYQMTALAAGGTLRKLPEQFRMRHRGPWSDHFDARLHLDSWRRRLDRAGSDYAQ; encoded by the coding sequence ATGGAAGAGACCGAGGCCGAGCTGCGCCGCGACCTCGCGGCGGTCTTCCGCGCGATGGGGGAGCTCGGCTTCACCGAGCAGATCGCGGGGCACAATTCCATGATGCTGCCCGAGGAGGCGACGGACGGGGAGGCGATGTTCCTCATCAATCCGCGGGGGCTGCATTTCTCGGAGGTGCGGGCGTCGGACCTGCTGCTCTGCAAGCTCGACGGGACGGTCGTGCGGGGCGAGGGGGAGCTGAGACGCGTGGCCTTCCATATCCATGCGCGCATCCACCTGCGCCATCCGGGCGCGCGCTGCGTGCTGCACACCCATCCGCAATACCTCACGGCGCTGTCGCTGATCGAGGGGGGGCGGATGGGCTTCGCGCATCAGAACGACATGGCCCTGTCGGAGCGCATCGCCTACGACGACGAGTTCGGCGGCATCGCGCTGTCGGAGGAGGAGGGCGACCGCATCGCCGACAAGCTGGGCGACCGGACGATCCTCGTCATGGCGAACCACGGCGTGACGGTGGTGGGCCCGACGATCCACGACGCGTTCGACGAGCTCTACATGGCCGAGCAGACCTGCAAGTACCAGATGACGGCGCTGGCGGCGGGTGGCACTCTGCGAAAGCTGCCCGAGCAGTTCCGCATGCGCCATCGCGGGCCCTGGTCGGACCATTTCGACGCGCGGCTGCATCTCGACAGCTGGCGGCGGCGGCTCGACCGGGCGGGGTCGGATTACGCGCAATGA